A window from Plasmodium cynomolgi strain B DNA, chromosome 7, whole genome shotgun sequence encodes these proteins:
- a CDS encoding hypothetical protein (putative): MSLSQLISLGNNSAALLKNIIGSKLGSLFKPSPNHEYLFPSILSYSGFLILVCTAYKLYEKCYEGNEDKLEFAGTAVFDAHSADSDKGQKVLSGQNDMNSEQSAGGSEEHAGEEADEEGNDEEMDEELGEELGEDYGEQYGEPYEGEYGEMLDQRYGEDYGGEYGEEYDEEDGEEYSEENGEEYNEENSEEYNDEWVYPEDHQGGVQYQLKDEEVLVK, translated from the exons ATGAGTTTGAGTCAGCTCATATCCTTAGGCAACAACTCCGCAGCGCtgttaaaaaacataattggGTCTAAATTAGGGTCACTATTTAAGCCTAGCCCTAACCACGAGTACCTATTCCCCAGTATTCTTTCCTATTCTGGCTTTCTTATCCTAGTGTGCACGGCGTATAAGTTATACGAAAAG TGCTACGAAGGAAATGAAGACAAGCTCGAATTCGCCGGCACCGCGGTGTTTGACGCGCACAGTGCTGATTCGGATAAGGGACAGAAGGTCCTGTCTGGCCAAAATGATATGAACAGTGAGCAAAGTGCAGGTGGGAGCGAAGAACATGCCGGAGAGGAAGCCGATGAAGAGGGGAACGATGAAGAAATGGACGAAGAATTAGGGGAGGAATTAGGAGAAGATTATGGGGAACAGTATGGAGAACCGTATGAGGGAGAATATGGAGAAATGCTTGACCAGCGTTATGGGGAGGACTATGGCGGAGAGTACGGCGAGGAGTACGACGAAGAAGACGGCGAGGAGTACAGCGAAGAAAACGGCGAGGAGTACAACGAAGAAAACAGTGAGGAGTACAACGATGAATGGGTATATCCAGAGGACCATCAAGGAGGAGTGCAGTACCAACTAAAAGACGAGGAAGTGCTCGTCAAATAG